The Lathyrus oleraceus cultivar Zhongwan6 chromosome 5, CAAS_Psat_ZW6_1.0, whole genome shotgun sequence genome includes the window CCCACTATTTTTTCAACTGACTCCAAGCGTTTTGTCTCCAGTTCACATTGGACAACATCTTTGGAGACCGTCCAAAATTACTAAAGGCTCCTAGCTCTCTCAATGTCGGGAAAAGTCTTGATGGCAACTGATCTAAACCGGTCAAAGGTCAAAATAGTTAAGATCCAATTCACCTCAATTACACTCCATTTGACTCAAAGTATACAATCCGTTCATATTGAAAGTAAGATATATTTTATGATCTCCACTTTTTATAACAATTATCTTGAATCTTCAACTAACTTCAGAACAATGAAATGTTAACCATTCAGGTCCAACCGTGCCACCACAATAAAAATCAACACCATCGATCAAGATCCTCAATACATCATCTACATCCAAATCTTTGATTCATGAACGGATCTTTGATTCATGAACGGAACAAATGTTGCATTAAGCTGATTAGTTAATCCTCATATTATTCTTGAGCACTGATAAAATACAATATGATAAAACATTGTAAGGTATAAAATACAATATGATAGAATTATGAAGATAGAGAAGCAGGAAGAATATTTGTTTGCGACTTATGTCTCACTTTACTAACCCACTTCACTAACCCGTCAATATTCTTGAGTGCACCTACGCTCAAAGTTATTCAGAAAGCATGACTAACCAGGGACAGATTTAAATTAATTGAATTCTAGTTTAAAGATAAATCTTAAATGTTTGGTTAGAGCTTAAAATAGACTTATAATACCCTAATTTTTCAAGACTATTCCTATTAGTGTATTATTAAATCTTTGAAAATTCCTCTTTGAAAACTTACTAAAATCATAATGTGTTGATTATGGTTCATTCAAAAATATTGAATTGTAAAAGATTATGAAACTTGACAAGTCCATTTGCAAAATATTAAATCGTAAAAGATATGAAACTTAAAGTTTATTTGagttataaaattattaaaagATATAAAATTCGAGTTCAATCTTACAAATGTTTACAAATTGAAAAAATATATCATATCATATTCAAgtatttaatttttaaattaatagACAATCCATTTTATTCATAAATAGCAGATAAACAGTGCTACCCcatttaaattttaaaaaactATTCTACCTTcaaatataaattaaaaaaatggaTTGAGTCTTCAGTTCTTATTTATAATTACATAAAAAAAATTTAACTTATATATGAAAAAGATGGATTGAATTCTTATTTACTTGAGTTTATATACAAATGAGTGAATTGAACTTTAATGTCTGTGTAAAAATTGTCAATCCATTTTCCTCTTAATTAAGTTTCAAAACAAGCTatgaaaaataaaagataaaTCAAAAATGAAGAAGATGACATCACAAAGATTAATCAAAAAGATGAAATCACACTTATGCAATTCAAGAAACATTTATTTATAATAACTCAAAACATTAATTTACACAAACTGAACTCCTTAAAACACTCTTTATAAACATAATAGTTCACCATGTTCCTTCACTTTATTATTAATATTATCTGCAGATTTAACCATTTCATTTCCAACATCACTTGGTTTCAGTGGCAGCTATTATTACATCATCACTCCCTCCTTCATTCTTCTTCTCTAAGGCTTTCTTCTCAATTTTCTCCcttccttttccttttccttGTTCTTTCTCAACAACATTTTCCACAGTTTCAGTTTCATCACTGTTTGGTATCACATTGCTTCCTCTACCCTTCTCTTGAAGATTAGTTCCTTCTGCTTGAATACGTTCTTCACTTGGTATCACTTTTTGTATAATCACTTTTTCTCTATAGTTGCTCACATTTTCGCCGGTACCTTCTGATGATGGCAAGGTTTCTTCACCTTCTGATGATGGCAAGGTTTCTTCACCTTCCTAGAATCAAAACTCAATTTTCAGTGTAATGTTAACAATTGAAAATGTGAAAAGTGTAATAAAAGTAATGAATATAGAGAAGAGAACCTTAGGTTGAGAAACCTTTTGACCCTCATATTCACGCCATGATTCATCTTTCTTCCTAGCAGTAAACTCCTTAGCAGTCTCACCAGCAGAAGCAGCCAAGCCTTTAACAGTTTCCACCGACTTCGCCGCAAGCTCAGAAGCCTTAGGTGCAACATATCCAACCGCTCCTTCAACAGCATTCGCTGCAGCCTTTGTTCCATCTACCGTCAACTGTGTGGCATAATGCGTTGCTGTCCACCCCGCAGCAGACACCACTTTCCCTGCCATTTCCGCGGCAGTCTTCCCTTTCTCTACGGTAACATCCTTTGCCTGAACAGCCGCACACTTGGCTTTCTCCGCCGCTGTCTTGGTTTTCTCGGCAACAGGAGTAGCATAGTCTGCTGCAGTTTTGGCAGCGTTTGAAACTGTGTCTTTCGTTGCTTCATAACCTTGTTGTGTCTTTTCGAGAGTTGCGTTTTTCGCCTGTGCTGCTTTCTCCGCAGCGGTTTTTGCAGCATTTGATACTGTGCCTCTGGTTGCTTCATAACCTTGTTGGCTTTTCTCGATTGTTGCATCTTTGGCTTGTGCTGCTTTCTCCGCAGCGGTTTTTGCAGCATTTGAAACTGTGTCTTTGGTTGCTTCATAACCTTGCTGGCCTTTCTCTGCCGCAGTATCTTTGGCCCGTGCTGCTTTCTCTGCAGCAGTATCTTTGGCTTGTGCTGCTTTCTCTGCAGCAGTTTTTGCAGAATTCGAAACGGTATCTTTTGTTGCATCTTTGACTTGTGCTGCTTTCTCCATTGCTTGTGCTCCTTTCTCTTGTGCTGCTCGTGCTGTGTTATTCAGTGTTTCTTTTGTTGCTTCCTTTGCTCTTTCTCTTGCTCTCTCTTTTTCCTCAGCAACACTTTTTTCCAATATCGCATCTTGATTTTCAGCACCGACTATCCTTCCTCTACCAAACTTCTCATCACCATTTGGTTCTAAATCCTCTGTTTTTCTTCCTCTCTCTGCCACAACTTGCCCTTTTCCCAAGGCTCTGTTTTGTTCCTTAACTTGTGGTGTTCCAGTAACCACTCTGGTACGGTTATCGAGTTTTTCTCTAGTGGCATTGTCTCCTACTCTATTTTCTACTACATTTGCACTCACCGGAACATATGCACGATCCTTGATCTCGTTGCGATCAGGGAGAGACTGAACGTTTGGTCCGAGTTCATGGCTTTGTGTTGCTTTTCCTCTTCCAGCAATATCTCCAATTGGTTTCCCTGAACGCTCTTTGTTGATTTCACCACCTTGTAATGCTTCTACACTCCCCTGTGGTAGTTCTTTCTCCTTCACAGAAAGATGCTCGACGCGGGCTGTCGGCTTCGGGACATTGTCATTGTCGTTTGGAATCTTTCTCTCGGTTGTGATGTTTTCTCTGCGAGATACTTGTTCAGACGCCATTGTTGATGATGAATTTGGTGTTGAAAATAAAAAGAACGGAACAAGATACTATGTTGATGTTTGAACTTGTGTTTGTGTAGTAGTTTTTGTTTTCTATGTTTATGACGATGGTTATGAGAATGAGAATGTGTGtgttttaaaaggaaaatgaGATTGGCGGTTTGAAGAGGTTGGTGATGGAGGTTTTTGCATGGGAGAGGACATGTGTGTCTATTACTCACACGTGTGATGGTTCTAAAACTAGTTATTGTGTGACTCAGCctaagatgaagatgaaaatgaaaattataGATTGAAATGATTGGAATGTGGATATTAATGTATAATGATACGTGGGAAGTTGAAT containing:
- the LOC127086962 gene encoding seed biotin-containing protein SBP65-like; the encoded protein is MASEQVSRRENITTERKIPNDNDNVPKPTARVEHLSVKEKELPQGSVEALQGGEINKERSGKPIGDIAGRGKATQSHELGPNVQSLPDRNEIKDRAYVPVSANVVENRVGDNATREKLDNRTRVVTGTPQVKEQNRALGKGQVVAERGRKTEDLEPNGDEKFGRGRIVGAENQDAILEKSVAEEKERARERAKEATKETLNNTARAAQEKGAQAMEKAAQVKDATKDTVSNSAKTAAEKAAQAKDTAAEKAARAKDTAAEKGQQGYEATKDTVSNAAKTAAEKAAQAKDATIEKSQQGYEATRGTVSNAAKTAAEKAAQAKNATLEKTQQGYEATKDTVSNAAKTAADYATPVAEKTKTAAEKAKCAAVQAKDVTVEKGKTAAEMAGKVVSAAGWTATHYATQLTVDGTKAAANAVEGAVGYVAPKASELAAKSVETVKGLAASAGETAKEFTARKKDESWREYEGQKVSQPKEGEETLPSSEGEETLPSSEGTGENVSNYREKVIIQKVIPSEERIQAEGTNLQEKGRGSNVIPNSDETETVENVVEKEQGKGKGREKIEKKALEKKNEGGSDDVIIAATETK